The genomic region gagatcccctacgaagcgtccccagccattaccccggacacagaatctggtgaaggatcagccagtaagtgttgtaaacatctaaacatttatttttaacaaaacaggaatattaacaattaaaagaatgggttgttcatgattagtgtgccctaggcgcttaacggtttagtaaggggcagtgcaagttttgaaaagaaatctagcaatgtccggttttcagtgattgtcctgcacaagccgctctactgtgtattccctgctactgcagctacagtaaaatgcggtctatatgtgcggggatagagcagtaatcctcctgggacatctcgatgaagctctcctggaggtaacttgaaagccgttgcatgaggttcttggggagagcggccttattgggtcctccgaagtacgacacgttgccgcgccacgagattatcaggtactcggggatcattgctctgcacagcagggcggcatacggccctggtctttggaggctttcccggagcattctctctttgtcgctctcggagatcctcatcagggtgatgtcggccatggtgacctgcttttaattaggtaggggaatgttagtgttgggactgctttcccgttcctttacagaactgtcaccgctggtttgcagccacgcggtggaggcgggagaggggcagccgaaagggatcattcccggggacagccgcgagggggtgggacaggggcagagttcccgcttgccggattgctggcagcagggactgacattgatttaaatgtgaaatgaggccagtggtaatataaaagttttaaactgccacaagtgtacggcttaccatgtctgcctgcaacagaaattccgttgtgctgcctcgcttctcaaatgtgctgttcaagaccccaggcacagaatgcgaaggccgagaattcgaccttgtgctgagtgcgcatgtgaaaggtgctgtgcatggtcttgttcacagagaaagactatgttctttgttcacaactacatttatctttcagaggaattcactccctttttcccatttccacagccccgtctgcgactgtctcacaacctagcctggaatcacactcccagaggctagcgcggattaggcgtaggaagaagaggacacgggaggacatgttctctgagcttatggcctcttcccaagcccaggcagcacagcagacccagtggcgggagaacttgacccgaatgcaccaagccaacatggatcgggaggagaggtggcggcaggaagaccagcaggcgactcaaacgctgcttggactactgagggagcaaacggacacgctccggcgccttgtggatgttctgcaggaacggaggcaggaggacagagccccgctgcagtccatctctaaccgccctcccccgccaccaagtcccatacccacctcacccaaagtgcaaagaaggagaggcggcagagtccctgctaactctcactccacccctgcagagagctctagtagcagaaggctctcatttcccaaaatttgaaaagttctttccttcccgcctgacacaagcccacgtccaagtttcacctcccaatgccatgtgtagttgataataaaaaattcgtttctgttaactactgtttcaatcatgttcttttggaggaggaggggaaagggggttggaaattggacaggacagtctcctttggcagggtacatagtcgggggcaggcacagcagcagggcacatacacagtgcagtgatgcagtgactagttgccccggttagtctgggaggttgttttgatgtaatgttggggggggtgggttgctctgtgactttgtggcgggggagggcagttacagatcttaagcgccggtccttagacaggatcacagagccacacagcatgggatctgtaaccgtcctccccctgccacaaagtcaaatagacctcccatacacacagtcccgatcaggaggggtgacaggctccgttgaaacaagcatcccaccgcagcggagcctgtcaatccttgagtttagaagctgcattcgcatcacaacactagacccgccccgcaccacagtctgcgtcccagttttaaaaaattcccgcgaaaacagtattaaagaaaacggtgtgctttaacaaagtagaactatttttatttcgacacgtgtgttggagggggggtgaagggggtatgtaactggataggatagtcaacattacctgggtaaagaaacgggggcaggtttagcttctcagtacacaaactataaaatcacaggttaccctgctcactcaggaactttgctttcaaagcctcccggatgcacagcgcttcccgctggtctcttctaatcgcccggctgtctggctgtgagtaatcaccagccaggctattttcgtcaacctcccaccccgccataaaggtctcccccttgctctcacagagattgtggagcacacagcaagctgctataacaatggggatattggtttcgctgagatcacagcgagtcagtaagcttctccatctccccttgagacggccaaaagcacactccaccaccattctgcacttgctcagccggtagttgaagagttctttttcagtgtccagggcgccagtatagggcttcatgagccagggcattagcgggtaggctgggtccccgaggatgactataggcatctccacatccccaacagttattttgtggtccgggaagtaaataccttgttgcagccgtctaaacagaccagagttcctgaaaacacgagcgtcatgaaccttgcccggccatcccacgtagatgttggtaaaacgtcccctgtggtccaccagtgcttgcagcaccatggaaaagtatccctttcggttaatgtactgggtggcctggtggtccggtgccaggatagggatgtgagttccatctatggccccaccgcagtttgggaatcccatcgctgcgaagccatctatgatcgcctccacgtttcccagggtcactacctttggcagcagtacatcaacgattgccttcgct from Chrysemys picta bellii isolate R12L10 chromosome 6, ASM1138683v2, whole genome shotgun sequence harbors:
- the LOC135972248 gene encoding uncharacterized protein LOC135972248, translating into MQSSPAVMAVQSGNRKRAPAWTDREVLDLIAVWGDESVLSELRSKRRNAKIYEKISKDMAERGYSRDATQCRVKIKELRQGYQKTKEANGRSGSHPQTSRFYEALHSILGAAATTTPPVTVDSEDGILSTAGSSDMLGDGEDEEGDEEGEAVGSSHNADFPDSQDLFITLTEIPYEASPAITPDTESGEGSATPSATVSQPSLESHSQRLARIRRRKKRTREDMFSELMASSQAQAAQQTQWRENLTRMHQANMDREERWRQEDQQATQTLLGLLREQTDTLRRLVDVLQERRQEDRAPLQSISNRPPPPPSPIPTSPKVQRRRGGRVPANSHSTPAESSSSRRLSFPKI